The DNA segment AAACACGAAGCAATGACAACTATGTCAATTTGTTTGGCAATTTGCCTTCGAAAAATAAGTGCCTCCTTAATGTTTCGagtaatgtatatataacacaaggtaGGCACATTTTAACAAAGAATATCTTCTGGTTGACAGATTAAACTATTTTCAAAAGCTATCAACATGAAAGATCATACTCCggtatttattatgttttgttttgttgttttcatgaTGCCATCGATAATTTCCGCAACACTGTATAACAATTCAGTGGGTAGTAGTGTCAGGATGCCCCTCGTTTCCAACGAATTGAAAGCGCCTCTTGTTGCTGACCTAGATGTGTCTGCTTTAAATACTCAACTGAAGGATTACATTGATGATAATATTGTTTCTACTTTTACGGACAAAATGGAAGACATGGTTAACAAAAAATTACTCGAACTTAAAAACGGTATGCTCAACGAATATTCTTCGAAGCTGGAAAAATCACATACCAGATGTGACCGAAAACTAGCAGAAATGCATTTAGAGTATGATAATAGATTTTCAGATTTATCAGAAAACCAAAgtgaaaatgtaacaaagttcaTGGAAAATGTTCAAGGATGGCAAAATACTCTGATGCAATCAATGAATGAGTATTCGTCGAAGCTGGAAGAATCACATACCAGATATGAACAAAAACTAGCAGAGCTGTATTCAGAATATGACCATAGATTTTCAGATTTATCAGAAAACCAAAGTGAAAATGTTACCAAGTTCATGGAAAATGTTCAGGCTTGGCAAAATACTATGATACAATCTATGAACGAACAGGGTGGATATTTGCAGAAGTCAAAGATTGAATACGAGAATCAGGTATCCGAAATACTTGGAAATTATAGAGATCAGACATCCCATATAACGAAAGGTGCCATTAAAAATTTTACTGATCTTAAAACGGATATGGAAGAGTGGAAAACTGATATGGTGGCTGATCTCATTAAAGCAGTAACAATGAacttaacacaatttgaaacgCATATAAATAACGGTAAGTTTGAAAAGGTAAGGTAAGTTATATGTATGGGACACGCAAAATACTTAACTGGATCTATTGACATAAAATTTTGTAAGACCTTGTTAAAGGAAAAATAGGTGACTAGTTGGTTATATTCAGAGTTTAGTAAGTGGTATTTGTTTCAAGTTTCACTTTCAAAATAGTTCAAGAGTTTTGTTAAATAAGCTTATGTTTGTGTTAATTTGGGGTTTGAGCTACCTGCTTTGGTTGTCATGATACTTTTAAGGGATATTGCATAATATTGGCACTCGATAATACTACTACTGCTGGTAGACTCATCACAAGCTTAATGGTCAGTGCTCAGGTTCTGACATGACtttcttaatttgttttctaCTACATAATGGAATTATTAAGACGAAGACATTCAAACATCTTCACTTAAACTTCAGATTGTAACCCGGAATTGTTTTCTCTCAAACAATTTATTACTTTTGAACAGCGTTATACTACGGTTGCATTAATTTGAGGGTGCAATAAACCTTTGGATCTCAGTATTTTTGATACTTTTactgtattatttacaattatgttGATCGCATAAATCTACTTAatcttattttctataaaaattatTCTACCTATTACTTTAACTGTAAAGTGCCACATGAAGTGTGTCACTGATGGAATACCTGGAGTATCTGAGTTTAACACTGTTCTTTTCTTAATGAGGGAGTCTATTCAGTCGTTCgtttctgagaaaaaaattgttgttcTTATCGACGTTTTGTTGTTCCTGTTGACGTTTTGTCGCTCCACTCGTTATGGGGAAATAATTTAATCTTGGATATAACGCGTCTGCTGATTGgttgacgttattttgttatcagccgatagacataatttagtcatttaACCGTGACGTCATTCAtgttttttcatagttttcgACGGTTTAAAATcgaatttataattaaattataagaaatgactgtaatattttttccgTCTATTccagaaataacataaaaaaaaatgtggtgcatacTGTTAAATAAcacgcgttattcagtgtgcgccaaatttgttatgttatttcttcatagaaagaaaaatattacagtcattccttagaTAGAGAAGTTAAAAATTCAGTCTACacgaaatttgtttgatgaACAAATCTCATCATCTTATAACActatgaaaagtcaaaataaaaagaatttttcCAACTATGATTGAATTACAAAAGTTGTATCTTTAAAAGTTGTCTGATAATAAAtgttaattcaaaatatgaacaTACTCAAACTTCAAACGAATATTTTGTTCAATCTACCATAAATAAATGCgtcttttgcatttttaacttcaaaattcAACTGATGTAATGTGCCCTTAGTATAAAGATGGTTGTGCATTATgtgttatttttacaaaaattacctAACTTCTTGATAAAATGTATCCTGTTGATCAAcgatgacatttttttcaacacattttcttatcccaggcatagattacctaagccgtatttggcacaacttttttgaattttggatcttctatgctcttcaaatttgtacttgttttgctttataaatattttgatatgagcatcactgattgGTCTAATGTagacgcgcgtttggcgtactaaattataattataaattatatatacctttgataactatttctttcatttttgctaatgacAATTTGAAAGATCATTGAACAGGAATTCAATTCACAACCTCAAGGCAATATCAATAAATCAAGATGACTTTAAAACTTTCATTGAGAAGTTTCTATAGTGTGTATCAATACTTTTTTATCACAAAATCCATACAAGAAATCATTATACAAGCACCTGAGATcgcccctagtttttggtgggaatcgtgttgtttattctttagttttctatgttgtgtcatgtgtactattttttgtctgattttttttttatttttagccatggcgttgtcagtttgttttagatttatgagtttgactgtccctttggtatctttcgtccctcttttataagtGAATTTAA comes from the Mytilus trossulus isolate FHL-02 chromosome 3, PNRI_Mtr1.1.1.hap1, whole genome shotgun sequence genome and includes:
- the LOC134709694 gene encoding angiopoietin-related protein 7-like, whose translation is MKDHTPVFIMFCFVVFMMPSIISATLYNNSVGSSVRMPLVSNELKAPLVADLDVSALNTQLKDYIDDNIVSTFTDKMEDMVNKKLLELKNGMLNEYSSKLEKSHTRCDRKLAEMHLEYDNRFSDLSENQSENVTKFMENVQGWQNTLMQSMNEYSSKLEESHTRYEQKLAELYSEYDHRFSDLSENQSENVTKFMENVQAWQNTMIQSMNEQGGYLQKSKIEYENQVSEILGNYRDQTSHITKGAIKNFTDLKTDMEEWKTDMVADLIKAVTMNLTQFETHINNVIRECSDNSKLVGVYRISPDDSHVFNVSCEAGGWTVIQKRFNGVTEFYRNWQDYEDGFGDLNEEFWLGNKYIAMLTSQGNHELRIDLEDWNGLQRYALFESFKVGDQSTNYKLTVSGYSGNAGDSMTYHNNMPFSTYDRDNDRSSLNCAAHNTLKGAWWFNACWRSSLNGKYSKTMSAGDGMAYHNNMPFSTYDRDNDARHGFNCAAAKDLKGAWWYNGCYSSSLNGKYTNEYHSGGIKYLTWGLSQTLKESSMMIRRI